In a genomic window of Corynebacterium choanae:
- a CDS encoding TetR/AcrR family transcriptional regulator — MNIEPPTLPKRSRRAEQIIAVARELTEELGWDNLTMRILADSVGIKAPSLYKHTANKDELRALLTIDSLLNVGYAMWATEHEDGTYRLRDLLLTFRQAAITHPELYRLVMTGSYSCEALQYGEWRQLLNDTSRWLNVPLSKIAPNRETAYSVWAAAYGIATLETNGSLSGPEAMKVWDNLIAIYEPHFAAAARARVENPNFTGDYETVINPLEVSVRPVLDAPRPINPDDNSMIVRNSSPFALPII, encoded by the coding sequence GTGAATATTGAACCCCCTACCCTCCCCAAACGGTCTCGCCGCGCCGAACAGATCATTGCTGTTGCCCGCGAACTTACCGAAGAGTTGGGCTGGGACAATCTCACGATGCGCATCCTGGCAGACAGCGTCGGCATCAAGGCACCATCGCTGTATAAACACACGGCGAACAAAGACGAACTCCGTGCCTTACTCACCATCGATTCCCTCCTCAACGTTGGCTATGCGATGTGGGCAACCGAACATGAAGATGGAACGTACCGCCTGCGGGATCTCCTGCTGACCTTCCGCCAGGCTGCTATTACCCATCCCGAACTGTATCGACTGGTGATGACCGGATCGTACTCTTGCGAAGCACTCCAATACGGTGAATGGCGGCAGCTCCTCAACGACACTTCGCGATGGTTAAACGTGCCGCTATCAAAAATTGCTCCGAATCGGGAGACCGCTTATTCGGTGTGGGCTGCCGCCTATGGCATTGCCACACTCGAAACCAACGGTTCGCTCTCCGGCCCCGAAGCGATGAAGGTGTGGGACAATCTCATCGCTATCTACGAACCGCATTTTGCCGCAGCAGCTCGTGCACGCGTCGAAAATCCCAATTTCACCGGCGATTATGAAACTGTCATCAATCCTCTCGAGGTGTCTGTTCGCCCTGTACTTGATGCACCACGGCCTATCAACCCTGACGACAATTCCATGATTGTGCGCAACTCGAGTCCGTTTGCGCTTCCCATCATCTAA
- the sucB gene encoding 2-oxoglutarate dehydrogenase, E2 component, dihydrolipoamide succinyltransferase: protein MVELSLKESRNTMAFSVEMPELGESVTEGTITRWLKGVGDTVEADEPLLEVSTDKVDTEIPSPASGVITKIMAEEDDTVDVGSIICVIGDADEADSSDSDNDSAPAQDDTAETADDTPAAGGGDATDVTMPELGESVTEGTITRWLKNVGDTVEVDEPLLEVSTDKVDTEVPSPVAGTIVEILADEDDTVDVGAVIVRIGDPNAAPAKQDKPAEDTAAAASSPAPESKAPADKPAAGGGDATDVTMPELGESVTEGTITRWLKNVGDTVEVDEPLLEVSTDKVDTEVPSPVAGTIVEILADEDDTVDVGAVIVRIGDPNAAPAKQDEAEVPSDAAIEEAANKEDNDTVEEAKESASSEQSAKPQATAAPAKAQSAEPKKDQPYVTPLVRKLADKHGVDLSTIEGTGLGGRIRKQDVLAAAEGGTAPAASAKAPASRASTKRVDPKKAELRGTTRKVNRIRELTAKKTLESLHSAAQLTQVHEVDMTRIAELRRAKKQAFIDKHGVNLTYLPFFAKAIVEALVSHPNVNASYNAETKEMTYHAKVNLGIAVDTEQGLLSPVIHDAQDMSLPELAKAIVDIAERARSMKLKPNDLSGGTFTITNIGSEGALTDTPILVPPQAAMIGTGAIVKRPVVITEDGVDAIAVRQMVYLPMTYDHQSIDGADAGRFMTTVRDRLETADFEADLEL, encoded by the coding sequence ATGGTGGAGTTGTCATTAAAGGAGTCGAGAAACACTATGGCGTTTTCCGTAGAGATGCCCGAACTGGGCGAATCCGTCACCGAGGGCACCATTACCCGCTGGTTGAAGGGCGTCGGCGACACCGTCGAAGCTGACGAACCGTTGCTGGAAGTCTCCACGGACAAAGTGGACACAGAGATTCCTTCCCCAGCATCGGGTGTAATCACCAAGATTATGGCCGAAGAAGACGACACCGTCGATGTGGGGTCGATCATTTGCGTTATCGGTGACGCCGATGAAGCCGATAGCAGCGATAGTGATAATGATTCGGCACCGGCACAAGATGACACCGCCGAAACGGCGGATGACACACCGGCTGCTGGCGGCGGGGATGCCACCGATGTGACCATGCCAGAACTCGGCGAATCCGTCACCGAAGGCACCATTACCCGCTGGTTGAAGAACGTCGGCGACACTGTTGAAGTTGACGAACCACTGCTGGAAGTCTCCACCGACAAAGTCGACACCGAAGTACCTTCCCCGGTAGCCGGCACCATCGTAGAGATCCTCGCCGACGAAGACGACACCGTCGACGTCGGTGCCGTGATCGTCCGCATCGGTGATCCAAACGCCGCACCAGCCAAGCAAGACAAGCCTGCCGAGGATACGGCGGCTGCCGCTTCCTCCCCTGCCCCGGAGTCGAAGGCGCCTGCGGACAAACCTGCCGCCGGCGGCGGGGATGCCACCGATGTGACCATGCCAGAACTCGGCGAATCCGTCACCGAAGGCACCATTACCCGCTGGTTGAAGAACGTCGGCGACACTGTTGAAGTTGACGAACCACTGCTGGAAGTCTCCACCGACAAAGTCGACACCGAAGTACCTTCCCCGGTAGCCGGCACCATCGTAGAGATCCTCGCCGACGAAGACGACACCGTCGACGTCGGTGCCGTGATCGTCCGCATCGGTGATCCAAACGCCGCACCAGCCAAGCAGGATGAGGCGGAAGTTCCCAGTGACGCGGCCATCGAAGAAGCCGCCAACAAGGAAGACAACGACACCGTCGAAGAAGCTAAGGAATCTGCAAGCAGCGAGCAGTCTGCCAAGCCGCAGGCAACTGCTGCACCTGCCAAGGCACAATCCGCTGAGCCAAAGAAGGATCAGCCCTATGTGACGCCGCTGGTTCGTAAGCTGGCCGATAAGCATGGCGTGGATCTTTCCACCATTGAAGGCACCGGCCTCGGTGGGCGTATCCGCAAGCAGGATGTGCTGGCCGCAGCTGAAGGCGGAACCGCACCTGCAGCATCTGCGAAAGCACCTGCTTCGCGTGCATCCACCAAGCGTGTCGATCCGAAGAAAGCGGAACTGCGCGGCACCACCCGCAAGGTCAACCGTATTCGGGAACTCACTGCGAAGAAGACGCTGGAATCGCTGCATTCGGCAGCACAGCTCACCCAGGTTCACGAAGTCGACATGACCCGGATTGCCGAGCTGCGCCGCGCCAAGAAGCAAGCCTTTATCGACAAGCATGGGGTGAACCTCACCTATCTGCCATTCTTTGCAAAGGCTATTGTCGAAGCGCTGGTAAGCCACCCGAATGTGAACGCTTCCTACAATGCCGAAACTAAGGAGATGACCTATCACGCAAAGGTCAACCTTGGCATTGCGGTGGACACCGAACAGGGTCTGCTCTCCCCTGTCATCCACGACGCGCAAGACATGTCCTTGCCGGAGCTTGCAAAGGCGATCGTCGACATTGCCGAGCGGGCACGGTCAATGAAACTCAAGCCGAACGATCTGTCTGGTGGCACGTTCACCATCACCAACATTGGTTCTGAAGGTGCGCTCACCGACACCCCGATTTTGGTGCCGCCACAAGCTGCCATGATCGGCACAGGCGCCATTGTGAAGCGCCCGGTGGTCATCACCGAAGATGGTGTCGACGCAATCGCCGTCCGCCAGATGGTGTATCTGCCGATGACCTACGATCACCAGTCGATTGACGGCGCGGATGCTGGCCGCTTTATGACCACAGTTCGCGACCGCCTCGAAACCGCCGACTTCGAGGCAGACCTGGAACTCTAA
- the lipA gene encoding lipoyl synthase, which produces MNAPTERRLLRIEQRNSETPIEKKPRWIRTTAKTGPEFQDMKQRVQAKSLHTVCQEAGCPNQHECWESREATFLIGGSMCSRRCDFCQITSGKPDPLDRDEPRRVAESVAEMKLNYATITGVTRDDLPDEGAWLYAEVVREIHRLNPHTGVENLTPDFSGKPDLLQEVFEARPEVFAHNVETVPRIFKKIRPAFRYERSLDVIRQARDFGLVTKSNLILGMGETPEEVTEAMQDLHDAGCDILTITQYLRPGPLYHPIERWVKPEEFVDHAKAAKEIGFAGVMSGPLVRSSYRAGRLYAQALAARGEQLPENLQHLAETTQGSTAQEASTLLKKYGSSVDTPVTSFAASRNASS; this is translated from the coding sequence GTGAATGCACCTACCGAGCGCCGTCTGCTGCGTATTGAGCAACGAAACTCCGAAACCCCTATCGAGAAGAAACCTCGTTGGATTCGGACCACTGCGAAAACAGGCCCTGAGTTTCAGGATATGAAACAGCGGGTGCAAGCTAAATCGCTTCACACTGTTTGTCAGGAAGCCGGCTGCCCCAATCAGCACGAATGTTGGGAGTCGCGGGAAGCTACCTTCCTAATCGGTGGTTCGATGTGCTCTCGGCGTTGCGACTTTTGTCAGATCACCTCCGGCAAGCCTGATCCGTTGGATCGTGACGAGCCTCGTCGCGTCGCCGAATCGGTGGCTGAGATGAAACTCAACTATGCCACGATCACCGGCGTGACCCGTGACGATCTCCCAGACGAGGGTGCGTGGCTATACGCCGAGGTGGTGCGCGAGATTCACCGTCTCAATCCGCATACAGGAGTAGAGAATCTCACCCCTGACTTTTCTGGTAAGCCAGATCTTCTGCAGGAAGTATTTGAAGCCCGGCCGGAGGTGTTTGCGCACAACGTGGAAACGGTACCGCGCATTTTCAAAAAGATCCGGCCAGCGTTTCGCTACGAGCGGTCCTTGGATGTGATCCGGCAGGCTCGCGATTTTGGGCTGGTGACCAAGTCCAATCTCATCTTAGGGATGGGAGAAACCCCGGAGGAAGTCACCGAAGCTATGCAAGATCTGCACGATGCTGGCTGCGATATTTTGACTATTACACAATATTTGCGCCCAGGCCCGCTGTATCATCCCATCGAACGGTGGGTGAAACCTGAAGAGTTCGTCGACCATGCTAAAGCTGCGAAGGAAATCGGTTTCGCCGGTGTCATGTCTGGTCCGTTGGTTCGTTCCTCGTATCGGGCCGGTCGCCTGTATGCGCAAGCACTCGCTGCCCGTGGTGAACAGCTCCCAGAGAACTTGCAGCATTTAGCGGAAACCACGCAGGGCTCGACGGCACAAGAGGCCTCGACGTTGCTGAAAAAATATGGTTCGTCGGTCGATACCCCAGTCACCAGTTTTGCCGCCAGCCGAAACGCTTCCTCCTAA
- a CDS encoding oxidoreductase produces MLNFFKGKKNKGGLTPPRAPGDTVREHDLADLVAWVQGRAGIEGFIEPETLVNEMSVVLVDHSGEFIRRPIGGPKGIDVVASTLAIPVYDVEETGYPQRMRERLERERILRKRAEAKERRKRFEQGQSPIDS; encoded by the coding sequence GTGTTGAATTTTTTCAAAGGCAAGAAGAACAAAGGCGGGCTGACGCCGCCGCGTGCACCGGGCGATACGGTGCGGGAACATGACCTTGCCGACCTTGTTGCGTGGGTGCAGGGACGAGCTGGGATTGAAGGGTTTATCGAGCCAGAAACGCTGGTCAACGAGATGTCGGTGGTGCTAGTAGATCACAGTGGGGAATTTATTCGACGCCCAATTGGTGGCCCGAAGGGGATCGATGTCGTAGCTTCGACGCTGGCAATTCCGGTGTATGACGTAGAAGAAACAGGATATCCGCAGCGTATGCGGGAACGCTTGGAGCGGGAGCGGATTTTACGGAAACGTGCCGAGGCAAAAGAGCGTCGCAAACGGTTTGAACAGGGCCAATCGCCAATTGATAGCTAG
- the lipB gene encoding lipoyl(octanoyl) transferase LipB produces the protein MQAPRAPFTAPDQPIRANTDHPVSRVDLGVMDYQQAWDYQADLAAKRAADTIEDQYLIVEHPSVYTAGTRTQPSDRPTQGPECIDVDRGGRITWHGPGQLVVYPIIQLATPIDVVDYVRRVEEALIIAVRQLGLANAGRITGRSGVWLPADEHRPARKIAALGIRVTGGVTMHGLSLNCNNTLEFYDYIVPCGISDAGVTTLTDELGRETTPRECVDIVCTALDDALAGITPVADHTIGEASDPCAGTRKRS, from the coding sequence ATGCAAGCTCCTCGCGCCCCATTTACCGCTCCTGATCAACCGATTCGCGCCAACACCGACCATCCGGTGTCACGGGTCGACCTCGGTGTTATGGACTATCAGCAGGCCTGGGATTATCAGGCAGATCTCGCGGCCAAACGTGCCGCCGATACGATCGAAGATCAATATCTCATCGTGGAACATCCGTCGGTTTATACTGCCGGTACCCGAACCCAACCGAGTGATCGCCCCACCCAAGGCCCGGAATGTATTGATGTTGATCGCGGTGGCCGGATCACCTGGCATGGCCCAGGTCAGCTGGTGGTTTATCCGATCATTCAGCTTGCCACCCCTATTGATGTGGTTGACTATGTGCGGCGCGTGGAAGAGGCGCTCATTATCGCAGTGCGACAGCTTGGGCTTGCGAACGCCGGCAGAATTACCGGCCGTTCAGGTGTGTGGTTACCAGCAGACGAGCATCGTCCAGCACGGAAGATTGCTGCTTTAGGGATCCGTGTTACCGGTGGGGTGACCATGCACGGATTGTCACTGAATTGCAATAACACCTTGGAATTTTACGACTATATCGTTCCTTGCGGGATTTCAGATGCCGGTGTCACCACCTTGACGGACGAACTTGGGCGGGAGACTACCCCGCGGGAATGCGTCGACATTGTGTGTACTGCTCTTGATGATGCTCTTGCTGGGATCACCCCGGTCGCCGATCACACAATCGGCGAAGCTAGCGACCCCTGCGCCGGTACTCGAAAACGCTCGTAG
- a CDS encoding nucleoside hydrolase — protein sequence MVDAKKIILDCDPGRDDAVALMLAHADPRVELVGVSIVGGNLSLESCTNNALDVLKLLESPVKVFPGCDRPLQRPLECAENFHANGIEGLTHDPTLTAESSHGVDFIIDTVLHADPGTITLVATGPLTNLATAVQRSPEIVSRVAEVVLMGGAYNTGNCTPVAEFNIHTDPEAADVVFSQSWPVTMIGLDVTHRALVTTATQSAIAAIPTATATVADQILQAYRQAYKQWSDFDDPPLHDVCAVAYVADPTLFTTAQAPVRIELAGTYTAGMTVVDFRAFPQWPERHTVATGCDATRLFTTLQEALARCP from the coding sequence ATGGTTGATGCGAAAAAAATTATTCTCGACTGCGATCCTGGTCGTGACGATGCTGTCGCGTTGATGCTCGCGCATGCTGATCCCCGAGTAGAGCTTGTTGGGGTGAGTATTGTCGGCGGTAATCTGTCGCTTGAATCCTGCACGAATAATGCTCTTGACGTGTTGAAGTTGTTGGAGTCACCGGTGAAGGTGTTTCCTGGCTGTGACCGTCCGTTGCAGCGACCACTAGAGTGTGCGGAAAACTTTCACGCAAATGGGATTGAAGGACTCACTCACGATCCGACGTTGACCGCGGAATCCTCCCATGGCGTCGATTTCATTATTGACACGGTGCTACATGCCGATCCGGGCACCATCACGTTGGTGGCAACCGGACCGTTAACCAACTTGGCGACTGCTGTGCAACGATCCCCGGAGATTGTTTCCCGCGTGGCAGAGGTGGTGTTAATGGGTGGTGCGTACAACACCGGTAATTGCACGCCGGTGGCCGAGTTTAATATTCACACCGATCCAGAAGCCGCCGATGTAGTGTTCTCGCAGTCTTGGCCGGTAACAATGATCGGGCTTGATGTCACCCACCGCGCGTTGGTAACCACCGCAACCCAGTCAGCGATCGCAGCTATTCCCACCGCGACTGCGACCGTCGCCGATCAAATTTTGCAAGCCTATCGCCAGGCCTATAAGCAGTGGAGTGATTTTGATGATCCGCCATTGCATGATGTGTGTGCGGTGGCCTATGTTGCTGACCCAACGCTGTTTACGACAGCGCAGGCCCCGGTTCGGATCGAACTTGCTGGAACCTACACCGCGGGCATGACCGTGGTGGATTTCCGCGCGTTTCCGCAGTGGCCTGAACGGCACACGGTGGCGACTGGATGCGATGCGACGCGACTGTTTACCACGTTGCAAGAAGCCCTCGCCCGCTGCCCGTAG
- the glnA gene encoding type I glutamate--ammonia ligase, with product MQSTEDVLQFIRDNDVEFIDIRFTDVPGIEQHFTIPAASFDEDAAEEGLAFDGSSIRGFMSIDESDMNLLPDFATAKIDPFRKAKTLNMKFFVHDPFTREAFSRDPRNVARKAEEYLASTGIADTCFFGAEAEFYVFDQVSYATEAHSGHYKIDAVQAWWNRGNDHNLDGSPNLGYKNRMKGAYFPVAPYDHVQDLRDEMCQVLQSCGFELERAHHEVGCGGQQEINYKFNTLLHAADDLQSFKYIIKNVAFRNGKSVTFMPKPLAGDNGSGMHAHQSLWKDGQPLFHDESGYAGLSDMARYYIGGILHHAGAVLAFTNPTLNSYHRLVPGFEAPINLVYSQRNRSAAVRIPITGSNPKAKRIEFRAPDPSGNPYLGFAAMMLAGLDGIKNRIEPHAPVDKDLYELPPEEAATIPQAPTSLEQSLQALADDHEFLTEGDVFTDDLIDTYIKLKYDNEITPVRLRPTPQEFELYYDC from the coding sequence ATGCAATCCACCGAAGATGTTTTACAGTTTATTCGCGACAACGACGTCGAATTCATCGACATTCGATTCACCGATGTGCCCGGGATCGAACAACACTTCACCATTCCAGCTGCTTCTTTTGACGAGGACGCAGCCGAAGAAGGGTTAGCATTCGACGGCTCCTCGATTCGTGGCTTTATGAGCATTGACGAATCAGACATGAACCTCCTGCCGGACTTCGCCACTGCCAAGATTGATCCGTTCCGCAAAGCGAAGACTTTGAATATGAAGTTTTTCGTGCACGATCCGTTTACCCGGGAAGCGTTTTCGCGCGATCCTCGTAACGTGGCGCGCAAAGCGGAAGAATATTTGGCTTCCACTGGAATTGCAGATACTTGCTTCTTCGGTGCGGAAGCCGAATTTTATGTGTTTGACCAAGTTTCTTACGCCACCGAGGCACACAGTGGCCACTATAAAATCGATGCGGTGCAGGCCTGGTGGAATCGGGGTAATGACCACAACCTGGATGGTTCCCCTAACTTGGGCTATAAGAATCGGATGAAGGGCGCCTACTTCCCTGTCGCACCGTATGACCATGTGCAAGATCTGCGCGACGAAATGTGCCAAGTATTGCAGTCGTGTGGTTTTGAGCTGGAGCGGGCACACCACGAGGTGGGCTGTGGTGGCCAGCAGGAGATCAACTACAAGTTCAACACCCTGCTTCACGCGGCGGATGATCTGCAAAGTTTCAAATACATCATCAAGAATGTGGCGTTCCGCAACGGCAAATCGGTGACGTTCATGCCGAAGCCGCTGGCTGGCGATAATGGTTCGGGGATGCACGCGCACCAGTCGCTGTGGAAAGACGGTCAGCCACTGTTCCACGACGAAAGCGGCTACGCCGGTTTGTCGGATATGGCCCGCTACTATATTGGCGGTATTTTGCATCATGCGGGGGCAGTGTTGGCCTTCACGAATCCGACGTTGAACTCGTATCATCGTCTCGTTCCAGGGTTCGAAGCTCCAATCAACTTGGTGTATTCGCAGCGCAACCGTTCAGCAGCGGTGCGTATCCCGATCACCGGATCGAATCCGAAGGCGAAACGGATCGAATTTAGGGCTCCCGATCCTTCCGGTAACCCATATCTTGGTTTTGCGGCGATGATGCTTGCCGGCCTTGACGGGATTAAAAACCGTATCGAGCCGCATGCCCCAGTTGATAAGGATCTCTACGAATTACCACCGGAGGAAGCCGCAACTATTCCGCAGGCACCAACTTCGTTGGAGCAGTCGTTGCAGGCGCTTGCCGACGATCATGAATTCCTCACCGAGGGGGATGTGTTCACCGATGATCTCATCGACACGTATATCAAGCTGAAGTACGACAACGAAATCACACCGGTACGGCTCCGTCCGACACCGCAAGAATTCGAGCTCTACTACGACTGCTAG
- a CDS encoding organic hydroperoxide resistance protein, which produces MEDLYTVSAIATGGGRDGHVASSDGQVDLDVRPPQELGGQGNAANPESLFAAAYATCFHGALKLVANSEGIDATGSKVRAVVTLGKDEGGFQLAAKINVVIANLDVATVQKLAEQAHEVCPYSKATRNNIDVEIVAVESFDE; this is translated from the coding sequence ATGGAAGATCTCTACACAGTAAGTGCAATTGCTACCGGTGGCGGCCGTGACGGTCATGTTGCTTCCTCCGACGGCCAGGTTGATCTCGATGTCCGTCCACCGCAGGAACTTGGTGGCCAGGGCAATGCTGCAAACCCGGAGTCGCTGTTTGCTGCAGCCTATGCAACCTGCTTCCACGGTGCTTTGAAGCTGGTCGCAAACAGTGAAGGTATCGACGCGACCGGCTCGAAGGTGCGCGCTGTTGTGACGTTAGGCAAGGATGAGGGCGGCTTCCAGTTGGCGGCGAAGATCAATGTCGTTATCGCCAATCTGGATGTGGCAACGGTGCAAAAACTCGCCGAGCAGGCCCACGAAGTTTGCCCGTATTCTAAGGCCACTCGCAACAATATCGATGTCGAAATCGTTGCAGTTGAATCCTTCGACGAATAA
- a CDS encoding L-serine ammonia-lyase: MTISVFDLMRIGIGPSSSHTVGPMRAGLAFANHLHSILSQSRDAVGPLDPSTPKAAHEGDTPDLLRPQSDSAVAGKVAGAVSRQVGITVILYGSLAATGVGHGTLGAVLAGLDGIDPATCDPDDYEQRLESIQATRQIFLAGDASCPVTCGFEDIILRPFVVRTVHTNAVTFSALLADGREISETYYSIGGGFIRTAAEVPTDHCLTGDWLYSSGAELVARAEQAGVSIAEIQRRCELSLRDEQRINSELDNLVAAMEQCTRRGLQKEGILPGGLMVRRRAPQFYQQLVAEDPNITPEFSEDWVNLVALAVNEENAAGGRVVTAPTNGAAGIVPAVGFYVRYFTPAGRNNPQAALRQYLLACGAIGSLYKERASISGAEVGCQGEVGSAASMAAGGLADVLGGSPKQVANAAEIAMEHSLGLTCDPIGGLVQVPCIERNAISAGKAINAARLALRGDGSHRVSLDEVIETMKRTGMDMSDRYKETAGGGLATTVGAITVNVPEC, from the coding sequence ATGACCATATCTGTTTTTGATCTCATGCGGATCGGTATCGGCCCATCATCGTCGCATACGGTAGGTCCGATGCGCGCTGGTCTGGCGTTTGCGAATCATTTACATTCGATCTTGTCGCAGAGTCGCGATGCGGTAGGCCCGCTTGATCCGAGCACTCCCAAAGCTGCGCACGAAGGGGACACCCCTGATTTGTTGCGCCCCCAGTCGGACTCTGCAGTGGCAGGGAAAGTTGCTGGGGCTGTGTCTCGCCAGGTGGGGATCACTGTGATTTTGTATGGCTCGTTGGCTGCTACCGGGGTCGGCCATGGCACTTTGGGGGCGGTGCTTGCAGGGCTCGATGGGATCGATCCAGCGACTTGTGATCCTGACGACTATGAGCAGCGGCTGGAATCGATTCAAGCCACTAGGCAGATTTTCCTCGCCGGCGATGCTTCCTGCCCGGTTACTTGCGGGTTTGAAGATATTATTTTGCGGCCATTTGTGGTGCGGACGGTGCACACCAACGCGGTGACGTTTTCTGCCCTCCTGGCTGACGGTCGGGAGATCAGCGAAACCTATTATTCGATCGGCGGCGGTTTTATTCGCACTGCTGCAGAGGTGCCTACAGATCATTGTTTAACCGGCGACTGGTTGTATAGTTCCGGCGCCGAACTGGTGGCGCGTGCTGAACAGGCGGGGGTGAGCATCGCTGAGATTCAGCGGCGCTGCGAATTGTCACTTCGAGATGAGCAACGCATCAATTCCGAGCTGGACAATCTTGTTGCTGCCATGGAACAGTGCACCCGCCGTGGCCTGCAGAAGGAAGGGATTCTTCCAGGCGGGTTGATGGTGCGCCGGCGCGCGCCACAGTTTTATCAGCAGTTGGTTGCTGAAGATCCAAATATCACCCCTGAGTTTTCCGAGGATTGGGTGAATCTTGTAGCACTTGCAGTAAATGAGGAAAATGCTGCCGGTGGACGGGTTGTCACCGCACCGACCAATGGTGCTGCAGGCATTGTGCCCGCAGTGGGGTTTTATGTCCGTTATTTCACTCCCGCCGGTCGGAATAATCCACAAGCTGCGCTGCGGCAGTATTTGTTGGCTTGTGGCGCCATCGGTTCGTTGTATAAGGAGCGGGCTTCGATTTCTGGGGCAGAAGTTGGCTGCCAGGGTGAGGTCGGTTCTGCTGCGAGTATGGCCGCCGGCGGTCTCGCCGATGTGTTAGGCGGTAGCCCGAAACAGGTAGCTAATGCTGCAGAAATCGCTATGGAGCATTCCTTAGGGTTGACTTGTGACCCTATCGGCGGTTTGGTGCAGGTGCCCTGTATTGAGCGCAATGCGATCTCGGCGGGCAAGGCGATTAACGCTGCCCGGCTTGCGTTGCGGGGTGATGGGTCGCATCGGGTAAGTCTTGACGAGGTGATTGAGACAATGAAACGCACCGGTATGGATATGTCTGACCGCTATAAGGAAACAGCCGGTGGTGGTCTTGCCACAACTGTTGGCGCTATCACCGTGAACGTCCCCGAGTGCTAA
- a CDS encoding DUF4191 domain-containing protein — MASDKKAEKAAEKEAKRAKREATKQRWKQVWAAFQMQRKQDSKLLPLMLLALVGVTLLFWLFGVYVWGGWTLAIAGFMFGILAALWIFTRRLQNTVYSRAEGQAGAAGWALENLKSGVGIVWKVRPAVEANPHMDAVHRVVGNCGIVLVGEGDPNRVKSMMRRQRQHLGKIAPSVPIYEMFAGEGEGQIPIRKLQRELMKLPREMKKDQAYALAAKVDSFEATLGSGRMQGIPKGPLPKGGNMSGMNRRARRTQARNKRG, encoded by the coding sequence ATGGCAAGTGACAAGAAGGCTGAGAAAGCCGCCGAGAAAGAAGCGAAGCGCGCTAAACGAGAAGCCACAAAACAGCGGTGGAAGCAAGTATGGGCTGCGTTCCAAATGCAGCGGAAGCAAGACAGCAAGCTGCTTCCGCTGATGCTGCTTGCCCTCGTTGGGGTGACATTGCTGTTTTGGCTGTTCGGCGTTTACGTGTGGGGCGGCTGGACTTTGGCCATCGCCGGGTTCATGTTCGGTATTCTCGCCGCACTGTGGATTTTCACTCGACGCCTGCAAAACACGGTCTATTCCCGTGCTGAGGGACAAGCCGGTGCCGCCGGTTGGGCTTTGGAAAACCTGAAGTCCGGGGTGGGGATCGTTTGGAAGGTCAGGCCGGCTGTGGAAGCAAACCCGCACATGGATGCGGTGCACCGAGTCGTTGGTAACTGTGGCATTGTGCTTGTTGGCGAAGGTGATCCCAATCGGGTGAAGTCCATGATGCGGCGACAACGGCAGCATTTGGGCAAAATCGCCCCGTCGGTGCCGATCTATGAAATGTTTGCCGGCGAAGGCGAAGGGCAGATTCCTATCAGGAAGCTGCAACGCGAATTGATGAAGCTGCCGCGGGAGATGAAAAAAGATCAGGCTTATGCGCTGGCGGCGAAAGTGGATTCGTTTGAGGCAACCCTGGGATCTGGCCGCATGCAGGGAATTCCGAAAGGGCCGCTGCCAAAGGGCGGGAACATGTCAGGAATGAACCGGCGTGCGCGTCGAACCCAGGCACGCAATAAGCGGGGCTAG
- a CDS encoding RDD family protein, with product METPRSSWLNGPQLSGVGDDDPHAPSRWPGEKLGLPRTGAGALASVMRRVGGLTIDWIISMLAALVISGENLFALLSGSFDVDRYNSAIANINQWTTLCFVVIGTVSVALVARTPGQALMRMGVARIDDGDARVGLWRALVRTFLTILLFPPIIVDSDGRGIHDRLTKTAVILG from the coding sequence ATGGAAACACCGCGTTCAAGTTGGCTCAACGGGCCGCAACTTTCTGGAGTCGGCGACGACGATCCACACGCACCATCACGCTGGCCCGGGGAGAAACTCGGACTGCCGCGAACCGGTGCGGGGGCATTAGCCAGTGTGATGCGACGTGTCGGCGGTCTCACCATTGACTGGATAATCAGCATGCTTGCCGCACTAGTCATCAGTGGTGAAAACTTGTTTGCACTGTTGAGCGGCAGCTTCGATGTGGATCGCTACAATTCGGCCATAGCCAACATCAACCAATGGACAACGCTCTGTTTCGTCGTTATCGGCACGGTGAGCGTTGCACTGGTGGCGCGCACCCCTGGCCAGGCGCTCATGCGGATGGGAGTGGCACGAATTGACGACGGTGACGCACGCGTCGGACTGTGGCGTGCACTCGTGCGCACGTTCCTCACCATTTTGCTGTTCCCCCCGATTATTGTCGATTCCGACGGGCGGGGTATTCACGATCGACTCACGAAAACAGCAGTAATCCTCGGCTAG